A genomic segment from Amia ocellicauda isolate fAmiCal2 chromosome 13, fAmiCal2.hap1, whole genome shotgun sequence encodes:
- the LOC136766464 gene encoding von Willebrand factor C and EGF domain-containing protein isoform X3, producing MLALRCLCLCALLSRADCRLLPGARRRAQRLYSPQLHSHRPRSGPHRCQSGGGSVCCPGWAPSAVSGLCLTPVCPLGCGSGLCIAPNLCLCHGGKQGFTCQGEGRAAGFPSDDFANNSQLEGSPASCLSAGCEHTCVMIGGFPVCSCSLGYILAKDGRRCQDVDECSRFSGASLCQQGCRNTLGSFRCHCYNGYQLSANGRTCVTDAPASSGQEGCGQYGCELLCNHGGCELVSRVCPAGFSMTETDSGVTCTDIDECSGGRSPCQQQCLNIAGSYQCSCRAGFYLHGNGRTCVDVDECSSPAPPRCQQRCVNTVGSFHCACRRGYRYSSQRHTCADVNECETLALAVCQHSCRNSPGSFQCLCPDGHKLHPNGRNCTDVDECASPLSSPCAQLCINTLGSFHCHCHHGYSLSSDETSCTVETSPCLTCQSQCPPGMMLLPNGVDCTDGPDPLDSPPVLQESPLLLSIKTSHSAAPAATETLTFPPVYRSPLLTSVDLPSLQARLSHPTFQPSQPSVKMFKATPIVDNELLIAPTIETTLTTVRYVVTNHYVVTATDYTPFVASPSSHTPPIATLTSEVYPALLPTEHPHPATGLTSNILRTVPASLSTLSTAPPPSNALPTSALDFRTTPAVSTLHLPPANISINRVTLYPQSYQSPSPVQLSTVNKTIHHHRSDSIFHESLSTLPTAVPYQTEALTSLPSFSLHLPIPTPTLTLEDASSTPLTPPHTLQAFDVTQTTPQLLTASAFPYGEASSALPASTNPSPQPQVATPTPPLYSHQHSPFISNTLSAITQSHATLAQPSQNAALQPSRQTQLTPSDMDQPSPHAQHNPPSMLLPSSHTQPTQNITPQSSVQTQATPFSTIQPSTHIEPTPLSALQPSSLTSSSGLLLRGATLLSPPSPVVVDSELDVYQRLLTVEHLLRAAPIGSPLTDELAPAVALPILGVLPTAPLPSLSFSPVLTPALCLHQGAQYSEGSSWMDQDCHNCTCMEGSMICHKVTCSVSCTHPAWDPEHCCPTCNRCLYKGQILEDEHTFSPEDDSCTLCLCLGGNVTCLSPACPPVTCAQPVLSECCPLCPVQCRYLDQEYAEGSEFSPPGDGCATCICQNGQVDCYYPPCPVLDCSPGDWVREAGECCPSCAQEEKERGCSVDDNGVEFPVGQIWSTGDPCETCVCQVGGLVVCQRTQCVEVCPHPIRVPGQCCPDCSMGCSYSGMVYENNESFLSHSDPCLTCICLAGSVACSPVYCQPNCTYPFHQEGECCPLCNDCNYEGRKVWNSQTFSPESQPCTQCVCQFGEVSCEEITCIVPCSHPYALPAECCPTCTVCLYEGQALEDGGYYISEVDPCTVCLCAGASAVSGEGTPVRTRPVVAHSHIWQDSAVPSVQAISLKVCVWILQ from the exons CCACAGACCTCGTTCGGGCCCCCACAGGTGCCAGTCTGGAGGGGGGAGTGTGTGCTGTCCTGGCTGGGCCCCCTCTGCTGTGAGCGGCCTCTGTCTGACAC cgGTGTGTCCGTTGGGCTGTGGCAGTGGGCTGTGCATTGCCCCCAATCTGTGTCTGTGCCATGGAGGGAAGCAGGGATTCACATGCCAAG GCGAGGGCCGTGCCGCGGGGTTCCCATCTGATGACTTCGCAAACAATTCCCAGCTGGAGG GAAGTCCCGCCTCCTGCCTGTCTGCAGGCTGTGAACACACCTGTGTTATGATTGGAGGATTCCCAGTCTGCAGTTGCTCCCTGGGATACATTCTGGCCAAGGATGGACGCAGATGCCAGG atgtgGACGAGTGCTCTCGGTTCAGCGGGGCGTCTCTGTGTCAACAGGGCTGCAGAAACACCTTGGGCTCGTTCCGCTGCCACTGTTACAATGGCTACCAGCTCTCTGCCAATGGGCGCACTTGTGTAACAGACGCCCCGGCATCTTCCGGCCAGGAGG GCTGTGGGCAGTATGGCTGTGAGCTCCTGTGTAATCATGGAGGCTGTGAGCTGGTTTCTCGGGTCTGTCCTGCAGGGTTCTCCATGACTGAGACGGACAGCGGAGTCACCTGCACAG ATATTGATGAGTGTTCTGGGGGAAGGTCACCATGCCAGCAGCAGTGCCTGAACATTGCTGGAAGCTACCAGTGCTCCTGCCGTGCTGGATTCTACCTCCATGGCAATGGGCGCACCTGTGTAG ATGTGGACGAGTGCTCCAGCCCCGCCCCCCCTCGCTGTCAGCAGCGATGTGTCAACACTGTGGGCAGCTTCCACTGCGCCTGTCGCCGTGGGTACCGCTACAGCAGCCAGCGACACACATGTGCAG ATGTTAATGAGTGCGAGACTCTGGCCTTGGCTGTGTGCCAGCACTCTTGCCGGAATTCACCTGGTAGCTTCCAGTGTCTCTGCCCAGATGGACACAAACTGCACCCCAATGGCAGGAACTGCACAG ATGTGGATGAGTGTGCTTCTCCTCTGTCCAGCCCCTGTGCCCAGCTGTGCATCAACACCCTTGGGAGCTTTCACTGCCACTGTCACCATGGATACAGTCTCAGCAGTGATGAGACATCCTGCACAG TGGAGACCTCACCTTGCCTGACTTGTCAGAGTCAGTGTCCTCCAGGAATGATGCTGTTACCCAATGGTGTTGACTGTACAG ATGGGCCTGATCCCCTGGACTCTCCCCCTGTTCTCCAGGAATCTCCTCTGCTCTTATCAATCAAGACGAGTCATTCCGCAGCTCCTGCCGCCACAGAGACGCTCACCTTTCCACCAGTCTATCGCTCTCCATTATTGACCTCTGTAGATCTGCCAAGCCTACAGGCCAGATTATCACACCCAACCTTCCAACCATCTCAGCCCTCTGTAAAAATGTTCAAAGCTACTCCTATAGTAGATAATGAGCTCTTAATAGCTCCCACCATAGAAACAACACTTACCACAGTACGTTATGTGGTTACCAACCATTATGTAGTCACTGCCACGGATTACACTCCTTTTGTAGCCAGTCCTAGCTCACACACTCCCCCTATAGCCACTCTCACTTCTGAGGTCTATCCTGCACTCCTTCCTACTGAACATCCCCATCCTGCCACCGGTCTGACCTCGAACATCCTCAGGACAGTACCTGCCTCCTTATCAACCCTTTCTACAGCTCCTCCACCCTCAAATGCCCTACCTACATCTGCTCTTGACTTCAGGACTACACCAGCTGTCTCCACCCTTCATTTACCACCTGCCAACATTTCTATAAATAGGGTGACTTTATACCCTCAGAGCTACCAGAGCCCCAGCCCTGTGCAGCTCTCTACAGTCAACAAAACAATTCATCATCATCGATCTGACAGCATCTTCCATGAATCCCTTTCTACCCTTCCTACAGCAGTGCCATATCAGACTGAGGCACTCACTTCCCTGCCCTCATTCAGCCTACATCTCCCAAtccccacacccacactcacccTAGAGGATGCCAGCTCCACACCCCTCACTCCCCCACACACCTTGCAAGCCTTCGATGTCACACAAACAACTCCCCAGCTGCTGACAGCCTCTGCCTTCCCCTATGGAGAAGCATCCTCTGCTTTGCCGGCCTCGACAAATCCTTCACCGCAGCCCCAAGTGGCCACACCCACACCTCCACTTTATTCCCACCAGCACAGCCCTTTCATCTCCAACACACTATCCGCCATCACCCAATCCCATGCCACGCTTGCCCAGCCCTCCCAAAACGCTGCACTCCAGCCCTCCAGACAGACACAGCTCACTCCATCAGACATGGACCAGCCCTCCCCACATGCCCAACACAACCCTCCCAGCATGCTTCTTCCGTCCTCACACACCCAGCCAACCCAAAACATCACACCTCAGTCCTCTGTACAGACACAAGCCACTCCATTTAGCACCATCCAGCCTTCCACACATATAGAGCCCACACCACTTAGTGCCCTCCAACCCTCCTCACTGACTTCCTCCTCAGGTCTGCTGTTAAGAGGCGCCACACTCTTGTCTCCTCCTTCACCCGTTGTTGTTGATTCAGAGCTTGATGTCTACCAACGTCTACTCACAGTAGAGCACCTGTTGAGGGCTGCACCCATTGGTTCCCCTCTCACCGATGAGTTGGCACCAGCGGTCGCCCTCCCCATCTTGGGTGTCCTGCCCACCGCCCctctcccctcactgtcctttTCTCCAGTGTTGACCCCGGCCTTGTGCCTCCACCAGGGGGCGCAATACAGTGAGGGCAGCAGCTGGATGGACCAGGACTGTCACAATTGCACCTGCATG GAAGGCTCTATGATTTGCCACAAAGTGACCTGCAGCGTTTCCTGTACCCACCCTGCCTGGGATCCTGAGCACTGCTGCCCCACCTGTAACC GCTGCCTGTACAAAGGGCAGATTCTGGAGGATGAGCACACATTCTCTCCAGAAGATGACAGTTGcacactgtgtctctgtctg GGTGGTAATGTGACATGTCTGTCCCCTGCCTGTCCCCCAGTCACTTGTGCCCAGCCTGTCCTGTCTGAGTGCTGCCCGCTGTGCCCAG TCCAGTGCAGGTACCTGGACCAGGAGTATGCAGAGGGGTCAGAGTTCTCTCCACCTGGAGATGGCTGTGCAACTTGTATTTGCCAG AATGGCCAAGTTGACTGTTACTACCCCCCGTGCCCCGTGCTGGACTGCTCCCCAGGGGACTGGGTGCGGGAGGCTGGAGAGTGCTGCCCATCCTGTGCGcaggaagagaaggagagag GCTGCTCTGTAGATGACAATGGGGTGGAGTTTCCTGTGGGACAGATCTGGTCTACTGGAGACCCCTGTGAGACATGTGTGTGCCAG GTGGGTGGGCTGGTGGTCTGCCAGCGAACCCAGTGTGTAGAGGTCTGCCCCCACCCCATTCGTGTCCCAGGACAGTGCTGCCCTGACTGCTCCATGG GCTGTAGCTACAGTGGGATGGTGTACGAGAACAACGAAAGCTTCCTGTCTCACTCAGATCCCTGTCTCACCTGCATCTGTCTG GCTGGCTCTGTAGCCTGCTCCCCCGTTTACTGCCAGCCCAACTGCACCTACCCATTCCACCAAGAGGGGGAGTGCTGCCCCCTATGTAATG ACTGTAACTACGAGGGACGGAAAGTGTGGAACAGCCAGACATTCTCCCCGGAGAGCCAGCCCTGTACCCAGTGCGTCTGTCAG TTTGGAGAGGTGAGCTGTGAGGAGATCACCTGCATTGTACCCTGCTCTCACCCCTATGCCCTGCCAGCAGAGTGCTGCCCCACCTGCACAG tgtgtctgtatgaGGGACAGGCCCTGGAAGATGGAGGCTATTACATCTCCGAGGTGGACCCCTGCaccgtgtgtctctgtgct GGAGCGTCAGCTGTGAGTGGAGAGGGGACTCCTGTCCGGACCCGCCCTGTGGTGGCCCACTCACACATCTGGCAGGACAGTGCTGTCCCGTCTGTCCAGGCGATCTCCCTGAAGGTTTGTGTTTGGATCTTACAATGA